Proteins co-encoded in one Papaver somniferum cultivar HN1 chromosome 5, ASM357369v1, whole genome shotgun sequence genomic window:
- the LOC113283712 gene encoding serine/threonine-protein kinase STY13-like, translating to MSCCEEGVIRKQEVVLKNQTNSNSSSTVFPAEKFDIDKKLLIDPKLLFIGAKIGEGAHGKVYEGRYGNQIIAVKVLNCGSNQEERDVLEGRFVREVSMMSRVKHANLVKFIGACKDPIMVIATELLPGMSLRKYLLSIRPKRLDIRVAIGYALDIARAMECLHANGVIHRDLKPDNLLLTANQKSVKLADFGLAREESVTEMMTAETGTYRWMAPELYSTVTLRQGEKKHYNNKVDVYSFGIVLWELLTNRMPFEGMSNLQAAYAAAFKQMRPSLSEDIPPDLAFIVQSCWVEDANVRPSFSQIIRMLNTYLITVLPPPPPPPEPATVKVAVPCKAIITESSARGKGKFAFLRQFFTMKRTKTI from the exons ATGAGTTGTTGTGAGGAAGGAGTAATTAGAAAACAAGAAGTAGTATTGAAGAATCAAACAAATTCAAATTCTTCTTCTACTGTGTTTCCTGCTGAGAAGTTTGATATTGATAAGAAATTATTAATTGATCCTAAATTACTCTTTATTGGAGCTAAGATTGGTGAAGGTGCTCATGGCAAGGTTTATGAAGGAAG GTATGGTAATCAAATTATTGCAGTTAAAGTTCTTAATTGTGGGAGTAATCAAGAAGAGCGAGATGTACTCGAAGGACGGTTTGTTCGTGAAGTCAGTATGATGTCTAGAGTTAAACATGCAAATCTTGTTAAG TTTATTGGAGCTTGTAAGGATCCTATTATGGTGATAGCTACGGAGCTTTTGCCTGGGATGTCTCTACGGAAGTACTTACTCAGCATCCGACCGAAACGACTTGATATTCGCGTGGCTATAGGTTATGCGCTTGATATTGCTCGTGCCATGGAGTGTTTACATGCCAATGGGGTTATACACAGAGATTTGAAACCTG ATAATCTCTTACTTACTGCAAATCAGAAGTCTGTGAAGCTTGCTGATTTTGGTCTTGCTAGAGAAGAGTCGGTGACTGAGATGATGACTGCAGAAACCGGAACATATCGATGGATGGCTCCCGAG TTGTACAGCACTGTGACATTGCGGCAGGGGGAGAAGAAACATTACAATAACAAGGTTGATGTCTACAGCTTCGGTATCGTTCTGTGGGAGTTATTGACTAATCGGATGCCATTTGAGGGCATGTCCAACTTGCAGGCTGCTTATGCTGCTGCATTTAAG CAAATGAGACCGAGTCTTTCTGAGGATATACCACCTGACCTTGCATTCATAGTTCAGTCATGTTGGGTTGAAGATGCTAACGTGCGTCCAAGTTTCAGCCAGATCATTCGCATGCTCAATACATACCTCATCACTGTTTTGCCGCCACCACCTCCTCCGCCAGAACCTGCAACTGTCAAGGTGGCTGTCCCATGTAAGGCCATCATCACCGAGTCATCTGCGCGTGGGAAAGGGAAGTTTGCATTTCTTCGCCAGTTTTTCACCATGAAGCGAACAAAAACCATATGA